One genomic region from Geotrypetes seraphini chromosome 17, aGeoSer1.1, whole genome shotgun sequence encodes:
- the QRICH1 gene encoding glutamine-rich protein 1 isoform X2, producing MNNSLENTISFEEYVRMKARTIPQHRMKEFLDSLSSKGPEALQEFQQPVTTTMVYQQGGNCIYTDSTEVAGSLLELACPVTTSVQQQSQQEQQIQVQQQPQQVQNIPIIRPDISLHPAFSLLGFDCPQQYHSPAIQVQPSPQQVTAQQLSPQLAVHQPSEQPIQVQVQIQGQAQQQPPPPQQAPQTIQTQVLQSPSPSQQLSNPQLQAAQIQVQHVQAAEIQEEHIQHQQIQAQLVGQAIAGGQQIHIQAVGALSPPPSQQGSPREGERRISTASVLQPVKKRKVDMPITVSYAISGQPVATVLTIPQGQQQSYVSLRPDLLTVDSAHLYSATGTITSPTGETWTIPVYSAQPRGDLQQQNITHIAIPQEAYNAVHVSSSPTTATAVKLEDDKDKMVAATSVVKNSHEEVVQTLANSLFPAQFMNGNIHIPVAVQAVAGAYQNAAQTVHIWDPQQQTTLQEQVQQQQQEQLQVACSAQTVQVTEIEPPPQPSPELMLPNSLKPEEGLEVWKNWAQIKNAELEKEAQNRLAPIGRRQLLRFQENLISSAVAELNYGLCLMTRESRNAEGESYDADALYYIFLCIQKYLFENGRVDDIFSDVYYTKFTEWLHEVLKDFHPRLTPLGYVIPSHVTEEMLWECKQLGAHSPATLLTTLMFFNTKYFLLKTVDQHMKLAFSKVLRQTKKNPSNPKDKSTSIRYLKALGLHQTGQKDDMYAEQTENPENPLRCPIKLYDFYLFKCPQSVKGRNDTFYLTPEPVVAPNSPIWYSTLPISREQMEHMLTRILVIREIRDVIALANANSMH from the exons ATGAATAATTCCTTGGAGAACACCATTTCATTTGAAGAGTATGTCCGCATGAAAGCGCGGACTATCCCACAACACAGGATGAAAGAATTCCTAGACTCGCTCTCTTCCAAGGGACCCGAAGCCCTTCAGGAGTTCCAGCAGCCTGTCACGACCACAATGGTGTACCAGCAAGGGGGCAACTGCATTTACACAGACAGCACGGAAGTCGCAGGATCCTTGCTTGAACTCGCGTGTCCAGTCACGACCAGTGTCCAGCAGCAGAGCCAGCAGGAGCAGCAGATCCAAGTTCAGCAGCAACCACAGCAGGTCCAG AATATCCCTATCATCAGGCCTGACATCTCCCTCCACCCAGCTTTTTCCCTTCTTGGGTTTGACTGTCCCCAGCAATACCATTCTCCAGCT ATACAGGTCCAGCCGTCGCCCCAGCAGGTCACAGCACAGCAGCTATCCCCACAACTTGCTGTCCATCAGCCCTCTGAACAGCCAATCCAGGTGCAAGTACAGATCCAAGGCCAAGCCCAGCAGCAGCCGCCACCGCCACAACAGGCACCTCAAACAATACAGACTCAGGTACTGCAGAGCCCCAGCCCTTCTCAACAGCTGTCCAACCCACAGCTCCAGGCAGCTCAGATCCAGGTCCAGCATGTGCAAGCTGCAGAGATTCAGGAAGAGCATATACAGCACCAGCAGATCCAGGCCCAGCTGGTAGGGCAGGCAATTGCTGGTGGCCAGCAGATACATATCCAAGCGGTTGGGGCTCTTTCTCCGCCGCCTTCTCAGCAAGGCTCACCACGAGAGGGGGAAAGGCGAATCAGCACTGCAAGTGTTCTTCAGCCAGTGAAAAAGCGTAAGGTGGACATGCCCATTACTGTGTCGTATGCTATTTCAGGGCAGCCTGTTGCCACTGTGTTGACCATTCCACAAGGGCAACAACAGAGTTATGTGTCTTTAAGGCCCGATTTACTGACAGTGGACAGTGCCCATCTTTACAGTGCTACTGGGACCATTACCAGCCCAACAGGAGAAACCTGGACCATCCCCGTTTACTCGGCACAGCCACGTGGTGACCTTCAGCAGCAAAACATAACTCATATCGCCATCCCCCAAGAGGCCTACAATGCCGTCCATGTGAGCAGTTCCCCCACAACAGCGACGGCTGTAAAACTGGAGGACGATAAGGATAAGATGGTGGCTGCCACATCTGTTGTGAAAAACTCGCACGAGGAAGTGGTGCAGACTCTTGCAAACTCTCTCTTTCCAGCACAGTTCATGAACGGGAATATTCACATTCCAGTAGCGGTACAAGCTGTAGCGGGGGCGTACCAGAATGCTGCCCAAACGGTGCACATATGGGACCCTCAGCAGCAGACCACATTGCAGGAGCAGGTccagcagcaacagcaggagCAGCTGCAGGTGGCTTGTTCA GCTCAGACAGTTCAGGTCACTGAGATAGAGCCGCCGCCTCAGCCTTCTCCAGAACTCATGCTTCCAAATTCTTTGAAGCCAGAAGAAGGTCTTGAAGTGTGGAAAAATTGGGCTCAGATCAAGAATGCAGAACTGGAAAAAGAGGCCCAAAATAGATTGGCACCTATTGGCA GACGTCAGCTTTTGCGGTTCCAAGAAAACCTGATTTCCTCGGCAGTTGCAGAACTGAATTATGGGCTGTGCTTAATGACGAGAGAATCTCGGAATGCAGAGGGAGAGTCTTATGATGCCGATGCTCTTTACTATATTTTCCTCTGTATTCAGAAG TACCTCTTTGAAAATGGAAGAGTAGATGACATATTCTCTGATGTTTACTACACTAAGTTCACAGAATGGCTGCATGAAGTTCTGAAGGACTTTCATCCACGCCTTACACCTCTTG GTTACGTTATCCCCAGTCATGTAACGGAAGAGATGCTGTGGGAGTGCAAGCAACTGGGAGCTCATTCTCCTGCCACGCTTCTCACTACACTGATGTTCTTTAACACAAA ATATTTCCTGTTGAAAACAGTTGACCAGCATATGAAATTGGCATTCTCCAAGGTTCTTCGGCAGACAAAGAAGAATCCTTCCAACCCAAAGGATAAGAGCACAAGTATACGATACCTGAAGGCACTGGGCCTCCACCAGACGGGGCAAAAAG ATGACATGTATGCAGAGCAGACAGAGAACCCTGAGAATCCACTGAGGTGTCCTATAAAACTTTACGATTTCTACCTCTTCAAATG CCCACAAAGTGTGAAAGGACGGAACGACACATTTTACCTGACCCCAGAGCCTGTGGTGGCTCCCAACAGCCCTATCTGGTATTCCACCCTGCCAATCAGCAGAGAGCAAATGGAGCACATGCTGACCCGGATCCTGGTGATACGAGAGATTCGGGATGTCATCGCTCTTGCCAACGCCAACAGCATGCACTAG
- the QRICH1 gene encoding glutamine-rich protein 1 isoform X1, whose product MNNSLENTISFEEYVRMKARTIPQHRMKEFLDSLSSKGPEALQEFQQPVTTTMVYQQGGNCIYTDSTEVAGSLLELACPVTTSVQQQSQQEQQIQVQQQPQQVQNIPIIRPDISLHPAFSLLGFDCPQQYHSPAIQVQPSPQQVTAQQLSPQLAVHQPSEQPIQVQVQIQGQAQQQPPPPQQAPQTIQTQVLQSPSPSQQLSNPQLQAAQIQVQHVQAAEIQEEHIQHQQIQAQLVGQAIAGGQQIHIQAVGALSPPPSQQGSPREGERRISTASVLQPVKKRKVDMPITVSYAISGQPVATVLTIPQGQQQSYVSLRPDLLTVDSAHLYSATGTITSPTGETWTIPVYSAQPRGDLQQQNITHIAIPQEAYNAVHVSSSPTTATAVKLEDDKDKMVAATSVVKNSHEEVVQTLANSLFPAQFMNGNIHIPVAVQAVAGAYQNAAQTVHIWDPQQQTTLQEQVQQQQQEQLQVACSAQTVQVTEIEPPPQPSPELMLPNSLKPEEGLEVWKNWAQIKNAELEKEAQNRLAPIGRRQLLRFQENLISSAVAELNYGLCLMTRESRNAEGESYDADALYYIFLCIQKYLFENGRVDDIFSDVYYTKFTEWLHEVLKDFHPRLTPLGYVIPSHVTEEMLWECKQLGAHSPATLLTTLMFFNTKYFLLKTVDQHMKLAFSKVLRQTKKNPSNPKDKSTSIRYLKALGLHQTGQKVTDDMYAEQTENPENPLRCPIKLYDFYLFKCPQSVKGRNDTFYLTPEPVVAPNSPIWYSTLPISREQMEHMLTRILVIREIRDVIALANANSMH is encoded by the exons ATGAATAATTCCTTGGAGAACACCATTTCATTTGAAGAGTATGTCCGCATGAAAGCGCGGACTATCCCACAACACAGGATGAAAGAATTCCTAGACTCGCTCTCTTCCAAGGGACCCGAAGCCCTTCAGGAGTTCCAGCAGCCTGTCACGACCACAATGGTGTACCAGCAAGGGGGCAACTGCATTTACACAGACAGCACGGAAGTCGCAGGATCCTTGCTTGAACTCGCGTGTCCAGTCACGACCAGTGTCCAGCAGCAGAGCCAGCAGGAGCAGCAGATCCAAGTTCAGCAGCAACCACAGCAGGTCCAG AATATCCCTATCATCAGGCCTGACATCTCCCTCCACCCAGCTTTTTCCCTTCTTGGGTTTGACTGTCCCCAGCAATACCATTCTCCAGCT ATACAGGTCCAGCCGTCGCCCCAGCAGGTCACAGCACAGCAGCTATCCCCACAACTTGCTGTCCATCAGCCCTCTGAACAGCCAATCCAGGTGCAAGTACAGATCCAAGGCCAAGCCCAGCAGCAGCCGCCACCGCCACAACAGGCACCTCAAACAATACAGACTCAGGTACTGCAGAGCCCCAGCCCTTCTCAACAGCTGTCCAACCCACAGCTCCAGGCAGCTCAGATCCAGGTCCAGCATGTGCAAGCTGCAGAGATTCAGGAAGAGCATATACAGCACCAGCAGATCCAGGCCCAGCTGGTAGGGCAGGCAATTGCTGGTGGCCAGCAGATACATATCCAAGCGGTTGGGGCTCTTTCTCCGCCGCCTTCTCAGCAAGGCTCACCACGAGAGGGGGAAAGGCGAATCAGCACTGCAAGTGTTCTTCAGCCAGTGAAAAAGCGTAAGGTGGACATGCCCATTACTGTGTCGTATGCTATTTCAGGGCAGCCTGTTGCCACTGTGTTGACCATTCCACAAGGGCAACAACAGAGTTATGTGTCTTTAAGGCCCGATTTACTGACAGTGGACAGTGCCCATCTTTACAGTGCTACTGGGACCATTACCAGCCCAACAGGAGAAACCTGGACCATCCCCGTTTACTCGGCACAGCCACGTGGTGACCTTCAGCAGCAAAACATAACTCATATCGCCATCCCCCAAGAGGCCTACAATGCCGTCCATGTGAGCAGTTCCCCCACAACAGCGACGGCTGTAAAACTGGAGGACGATAAGGATAAGATGGTGGCTGCCACATCTGTTGTGAAAAACTCGCACGAGGAAGTGGTGCAGACTCTTGCAAACTCTCTCTTTCCAGCACAGTTCATGAACGGGAATATTCACATTCCAGTAGCGGTACAAGCTGTAGCGGGGGCGTACCAGAATGCTGCCCAAACGGTGCACATATGGGACCCTCAGCAGCAGACCACATTGCAGGAGCAGGTccagcagcaacagcaggagCAGCTGCAGGTGGCTTGTTCA GCTCAGACAGTTCAGGTCACTGAGATAGAGCCGCCGCCTCAGCCTTCTCCAGAACTCATGCTTCCAAATTCTTTGAAGCCAGAAGAAGGTCTTGAAGTGTGGAAAAATTGGGCTCAGATCAAGAATGCAGAACTGGAAAAAGAGGCCCAAAATAGATTGGCACCTATTGGCA GACGTCAGCTTTTGCGGTTCCAAGAAAACCTGATTTCCTCGGCAGTTGCAGAACTGAATTATGGGCTGTGCTTAATGACGAGAGAATCTCGGAATGCAGAGGGAGAGTCTTATGATGCCGATGCTCTTTACTATATTTTCCTCTGTATTCAGAAG TACCTCTTTGAAAATGGAAGAGTAGATGACATATTCTCTGATGTTTACTACACTAAGTTCACAGAATGGCTGCATGAAGTTCTGAAGGACTTTCATCCACGCCTTACACCTCTTG GTTACGTTATCCCCAGTCATGTAACGGAAGAGATGCTGTGGGAGTGCAAGCAACTGGGAGCTCATTCTCCTGCCACGCTTCTCACTACACTGATGTTCTTTAACACAAA ATATTTCCTGTTGAAAACAGTTGACCAGCATATGAAATTGGCATTCTCCAAGGTTCTTCGGCAGACAAAGAAGAATCCTTCCAACCCAAAGGATAAGAGCACAAGTATACGATACCTGAAGGCACTGGGCCTCCACCAGACGGGGCAAAAAG TTACAGATGACATGTATGCAGAGCAGACAGAGAACCCTGAGAATCCACTGAGGTGTCCTATAAAACTTTACGATTTCTACCTCTTCAAATG CCCACAAAGTGTGAAAGGACGGAACGACACATTTTACCTGACCCCAGAGCCTGTGGTGGCTCCCAACAGCCCTATCTGGTATTCCACCCTGCCAATCAGCAGAGAGCAAATGGAGCACATGCTGACCCGGATCCTGGTGATACGAGAGATTCGGGATGTCATCGCTCTTGCCAACGCCAACAGCATGCACTAG
- the QRICH1 gene encoding glutamine-rich protein 1 isoform X3, with protein MNNSLENTISFEEYVRMKARTIPQHRMKEFLDSLSSKGPEALQEFQQPVTTTMVYQQGGNCIYTDSTEVAGSLLELACPVTTSVQQQSQQEQQIQVQQQPQQVQIQVQPSPQQVTAQQLSPQLAVHQPSEQPIQVQVQIQGQAQQQPPPPQQAPQTIQTQVLQSPSPSQQLSNPQLQAAQIQVQHVQAAEIQEEHIQHQQIQAQLVGQAIAGGQQIHIQAVGALSPPPSQQGSPREGERRISTASVLQPVKKRKVDMPITVSYAISGQPVATVLTIPQGQQQSYVSLRPDLLTVDSAHLYSATGTITSPTGETWTIPVYSAQPRGDLQQQNITHIAIPQEAYNAVHVSSSPTTATAVKLEDDKDKMVAATSVVKNSHEEVVQTLANSLFPAQFMNGNIHIPVAVQAVAGAYQNAAQTVHIWDPQQQTTLQEQVQQQQQEQLQVACSAQTVQVTEIEPPPQPSPELMLPNSLKPEEGLEVWKNWAQIKNAELEKEAQNRLAPIGRRQLLRFQENLISSAVAELNYGLCLMTRESRNAEGESYDADALYYIFLCIQKYLFENGRVDDIFSDVYYTKFTEWLHEVLKDFHPRLTPLGYVIPSHVTEEMLWECKQLGAHSPATLLTTLMFFNTKYFLLKTVDQHMKLAFSKVLRQTKKNPSNPKDKSTSIRYLKALGLHQTGQKVTDDMYAEQTENPENPLRCPIKLYDFYLFKCPQSVKGRNDTFYLTPEPVVAPNSPIWYSTLPISREQMEHMLTRILVIREIRDVIALANANSMH; from the exons ATGAATAATTCCTTGGAGAACACCATTTCATTTGAAGAGTATGTCCGCATGAAAGCGCGGACTATCCCACAACACAGGATGAAAGAATTCCTAGACTCGCTCTCTTCCAAGGGACCCGAAGCCCTTCAGGAGTTCCAGCAGCCTGTCACGACCACAATGGTGTACCAGCAAGGGGGCAACTGCATTTACACAGACAGCACGGAAGTCGCAGGATCCTTGCTTGAACTCGCGTGTCCAGTCACGACCAGTGTCCAGCAGCAGAGCCAGCAGGAGCAGCAGATCCAAGTTCAGCAGCAACCACAGCAGGTCCAG ATACAGGTCCAGCCGTCGCCCCAGCAGGTCACAGCACAGCAGCTATCCCCACAACTTGCTGTCCATCAGCCCTCTGAACAGCCAATCCAGGTGCAAGTACAGATCCAAGGCCAAGCCCAGCAGCAGCCGCCACCGCCACAACAGGCACCTCAAACAATACAGACTCAGGTACTGCAGAGCCCCAGCCCTTCTCAACAGCTGTCCAACCCACAGCTCCAGGCAGCTCAGATCCAGGTCCAGCATGTGCAAGCTGCAGAGATTCAGGAAGAGCATATACAGCACCAGCAGATCCAGGCCCAGCTGGTAGGGCAGGCAATTGCTGGTGGCCAGCAGATACATATCCAAGCGGTTGGGGCTCTTTCTCCGCCGCCTTCTCAGCAAGGCTCACCACGAGAGGGGGAAAGGCGAATCAGCACTGCAAGTGTTCTTCAGCCAGTGAAAAAGCGTAAGGTGGACATGCCCATTACTGTGTCGTATGCTATTTCAGGGCAGCCTGTTGCCACTGTGTTGACCATTCCACAAGGGCAACAACAGAGTTATGTGTCTTTAAGGCCCGATTTACTGACAGTGGACAGTGCCCATCTTTACAGTGCTACTGGGACCATTACCAGCCCAACAGGAGAAACCTGGACCATCCCCGTTTACTCGGCACAGCCACGTGGTGACCTTCAGCAGCAAAACATAACTCATATCGCCATCCCCCAAGAGGCCTACAATGCCGTCCATGTGAGCAGTTCCCCCACAACAGCGACGGCTGTAAAACTGGAGGACGATAAGGATAAGATGGTGGCTGCCACATCTGTTGTGAAAAACTCGCACGAGGAAGTGGTGCAGACTCTTGCAAACTCTCTCTTTCCAGCACAGTTCATGAACGGGAATATTCACATTCCAGTAGCGGTACAAGCTGTAGCGGGGGCGTACCAGAATGCTGCCCAAACGGTGCACATATGGGACCCTCAGCAGCAGACCACATTGCAGGAGCAGGTccagcagcaacagcaggagCAGCTGCAGGTGGCTTGTTCA GCTCAGACAGTTCAGGTCACTGAGATAGAGCCGCCGCCTCAGCCTTCTCCAGAACTCATGCTTCCAAATTCTTTGAAGCCAGAAGAAGGTCTTGAAGTGTGGAAAAATTGGGCTCAGATCAAGAATGCAGAACTGGAAAAAGAGGCCCAAAATAGATTGGCACCTATTGGCA GACGTCAGCTTTTGCGGTTCCAAGAAAACCTGATTTCCTCGGCAGTTGCAGAACTGAATTATGGGCTGTGCTTAATGACGAGAGAATCTCGGAATGCAGAGGGAGAGTCTTATGATGCCGATGCTCTTTACTATATTTTCCTCTGTATTCAGAAG TACCTCTTTGAAAATGGAAGAGTAGATGACATATTCTCTGATGTTTACTACACTAAGTTCACAGAATGGCTGCATGAAGTTCTGAAGGACTTTCATCCACGCCTTACACCTCTTG GTTACGTTATCCCCAGTCATGTAACGGAAGAGATGCTGTGGGAGTGCAAGCAACTGGGAGCTCATTCTCCTGCCACGCTTCTCACTACACTGATGTTCTTTAACACAAA ATATTTCCTGTTGAAAACAGTTGACCAGCATATGAAATTGGCATTCTCCAAGGTTCTTCGGCAGACAAAGAAGAATCCTTCCAACCCAAAGGATAAGAGCACAAGTATACGATACCTGAAGGCACTGGGCCTCCACCAGACGGGGCAAAAAG TTACAGATGACATGTATGCAGAGCAGACAGAGAACCCTGAGAATCCACTGAGGTGTCCTATAAAACTTTACGATTTCTACCTCTTCAAATG CCCACAAAGTGTGAAAGGACGGAACGACACATTTTACCTGACCCCAGAGCCTGTGGTGGCTCCCAACAGCCCTATCTGGTATTCCACCCTGCCAATCAGCAGAGAGCAAATGGAGCACATGCTGACCCGGATCCTGGTGATACGAGAGATTCGGGATGTCATCGCTCTTGCCAACGCCAACAGCATGCACTAG